From one Cupriavidus oxalaticus genomic stretch:
- a CDS encoding IS3 family transposase (programmed frameshift), translating to MSKARQTYGEEFQAEAVRLVLEQGLTLQSAAQRLGIPKGTLTNWVSKAKAPGTAAAPGGVTVAELAAENARLRKELAEARLERDIVKKGRGVLRQGITARYAFVSQWREVYPVKLMCRVLGVSRSGYYDWTHRPYGLSPEQERLRLAIRAAHKRTRQTYGTRRLQRELAGDGFVVGRDRLARLRNEMGIRCRQKRRFVATTRSAHNLPVAPNLLEQKFEADRPNAAWVTDITYIATDEGWLYLAGIKDLYTCEIVGYAMGPRMTQELVGEALFRAVRSKRPRPGLIHHSDRGSQYCAHGYRRLLAQFGMLASMSRKGNCYDNAPMESFWGSLKAELVYHHRYATRLEAMASVREYIEIFYNRQRRHSKLGYRTPGEVAASYLSRLAAA from the exons ATGAGCAAGGCAAGACAGACGTACGGGGAAGAGTTTCAGGCAGAGGCCGTGAGACTGGTGCTGGAACAGGGACTGACGCTGCAGTCGGCCGCGCAGCGTCTGGGGATTCCGAAGGGCACGTTGACGAATTGGGTGTCGAAAGCCAAGGCGCCTGGAACAGCAGCGGCACCAGGGGGCGTGACAGTGGCAGAGTTGGCGGCGGAGAATGCGAGGCTGCGCAAGGAGCTGGCCGAGGCGAGGCTGGAGCGCGATATTGTAAAAAAAG GCCGCGGCGTACTTCGCCAGGGAATCACTGCCCGGTACGCGTTCGTGAGTCAATGGCGAGAAGTGTATCCGGTGAAGTTGATGTGCCGGGTATTGGGGGTCTCGCGCAGTGGCTACTACGACTGGACACACAGACCTTACGGGCTCAGTCCGGAACAGGAGCGGCTGCGTCTGGCGATCCGGGCAGCCCACAAGCGCACGCGTCAGACGTACGGTACGCGGCGCCTGCAGCGCGAGCTGGCTGGCGATGGATTCGTGGTCGGCCGTGATCGGCTGGCCAGACTGCGCAACGAGATGGGGATTCGGTGTCGGCAAAAGCGTCGATTCGTAGCGACAACTCGCTCGGCTCATAATCTGCCAGTGGCGCCCAACCTACTGGAGCAGAAATTTGAAGCCGACAGGCCAAATGCCGCGTGGGTGACAGACATCACGTATATCGCGACCGATGAGGGTTGGTTGTACCTGGCAGGAATCAAGGACCTGTACACGTGCGAGATCGTGGGCTACGCGATGGGGCCCAGAATGACACAGGAATTGGTGGGCGAGGCGCTGTTCCGGGCGGTGCGCAGCAAGCGGCCACGGCCCGGCCTGATTCATCATTCAGACCGGGGCAGCCAATACTGTGCTCACGGCTATCGCAGGTTGCTAGCGCAGTTCGGCATGCTGGCTTCGATGTCACGCAAGGGAAACTGCTACGACAATGCGCCCATGGAAAGCTTCTGGGGCAGCCTGAAAGCAGAGTTGGTGTACCACCATCGGTATGCCACCCGGCTGGAAGCCATGGCCTCTGTCCGTGAGTACATTGAGATTTTTTACAATCGCCAACGGCGCCATTCGAAGTTGGGGTACCGAACGCCAGGCGAAGTCGCTGCAAGCTACCTCAGTCGACTAGCTGCAGCATGA
- a CDS encoding DoxX family protein produces MLAPVLDLGIRVLIGLVFFQSGLTKLASWSSTLVLFESEYAVPLLNPTLAAYLGTAAELCLPVLLMLGLGTRAAALALFVFNIVAVISYPGLGEVGLKDHQYWGLLLLVTMLHGPGRLSLDHLIDRFLLRGKGSH; encoded by the coding sequence ATGCTGGCTCCTGTGCTCGATCTCGGCATTCGCGTACTGATCGGCCTGGTGTTCTTCCAGTCCGGGCTGACCAAGCTCGCCAGCTGGTCCAGCACGCTTGTGCTCTTCGAAAGCGAATACGCCGTGCCGCTTTTGAACCCGACCCTGGCCGCCTATCTTGGTACCGCAGCGGAGCTGTGCCTGCCGGTGCTGCTCATGCTCGGGCTCGGTACGCGGGCAGCCGCGCTGGCCTTGTTCGTCTTCAACATCGTCGCGGTGATCTCGTATCCGGGATTGGGCGAAGTCGGCCTGAAGGACCACCAGTACTGGGGGCTCCTGCTGCTGGTCACGATGCTGCACGGCCCGGGCCGGCTGTCGCTGGACCACCTGATCGACCGCTTCCTGCTGCGCGGCAAGGGCAGCCACTAG
- a CDS encoding DUF4148 domain-containing protein: MKPITISSLAAALLFSTLAVAAHAADASGAALPLTRAEVRADLEAWTRAGLAEYWHGDSGPDVNSAEYQRRFAVYESLRAAQREAAAR; the protein is encoded by the coding sequence ATGAAACCCATCACGATCTCTTCCCTCGCCGCTGCCCTGCTCTTCTCGACGCTCGCTGTCGCGGCACATGCCGCCGACGCCAGCGGTGCGGCCCTTCCCCTGACGCGCGCCGAAGTGCGTGCCGACCTTGAAGCCTGGACACGCGCAGGCCTGGCCGAGTACTGGCACGGCGATAGCGGCCCCGATGTCAACAGCGCGGAATATCAACGGCGATTTGCCGTCTATGAAAGCCTGCGGGCGGCCCAGAGAGAGGCCGCCGCACGCTGA
- a CDS encoding lecithin retinol acyltransferase family protein: MKGSEAGWQAPVAQCEAAGEPPLGAHLVTQRRGYSHHGIYVGNGRVLHYAGLCRGLHTGPVEELSLEHFGAGHGIEVRTESLPRFTSDQVVRRARSRLGENRYRLLSNNCEHFCTWCLYGEARSEQVRQCAIHPMRILRVLNSLLSVR; encoded by the coding sequence ATGAAGGGTAGCGAGGCAGGCTGGCAGGCGCCGGTCGCGCAGTGCGAAGCGGCAGGCGAGCCGCCGCTTGGCGCACACTTGGTCACGCAGCGTCGCGGCTACAGCCACCACGGCATATATGTGGGCAACGGCCGCGTGCTGCACTATGCGGGCCTTTGCCGTGGGCTGCACACGGGGCCTGTGGAAGAGCTGAGCCTAGAACACTTCGGCGCCGGCCACGGCATCGAGGTAAGAACCGAGTCGCTGCCGCGTTTTACCAGCGACCAAGTGGTCAGGCGGGCACGCTCGCGCTTGGGCGAGAACCGCTATCGCCTGCTGAGCAACAACTGCGAACATTTCTGTACCTGGTGCCTGTATGGCGAAGCCCGCAGCGAGCAGGTCCGCCAATGCGCCATCCACCCCATGCGCATACTCCGCGTGCTGAACTCCCTGCTCTCAGTGAGGTAG
- a CDS encoding NAD(P)/FAD-dependent oxidoreductase: MLAENNIVIIGGGFAGTTLAQALEKLLPTTHRLMLVSNESYTTFNPMLAEVVGASVFPEHVIVPIRQMLRRTQFIMGTVQDVNYAQGKLSCTTLAGLREIPFDHLVFAFGTRANLDLVPGMAEHALPLKLVGDALFIRNRVLRQLARMELESDLVLRRRLGHFIVVGGGFSGVEVAGELADYLCSIRRFYPRVQREELAVTLLHDTGQLLPELPASLGMAAARHMAARGIRLRLGTRAVRFEADTVVLADGEMIEGATVVCTVGTKPNPLVATLERNLALATRRGRIETNPDMSVRGMPGLWAIGDCARVANAATDEDSLPTAQFAVAQARQLAHNLAGHLEQRESKPFSYQSKGAMASIGHMKGVAQVYGFSFSGLPAWLAWRALYLMRMPTLGRKLRLWAEWTLSMFFPTDITHLRFTRTSEADESPPDGLPPHRPQAPGASATRIATHDLSGIPRAPYATPAAPTLTGDQHA; the protein is encoded by the coding sequence ATGCTTGCAGAGAACAACATCGTCATCATCGGTGGTGGATTCGCCGGCACCACGCTGGCCCAGGCGCTGGAGAAGCTGCTGCCGACGACTCACCGGCTGATGCTCGTCAGCAACGAAAGCTACACCACCTTCAACCCGATGCTCGCCGAGGTGGTGGGTGCCTCGGTCTTCCCTGAACACGTGATTGTGCCGATCCGCCAGATGCTCAGGCGGACCCAGTTCATCATGGGCACCGTGCAGGACGTCAACTACGCCCAGGGCAAGCTGTCCTGCACGACCCTGGCCGGCCTGCGCGAGATTCCCTTCGACCATCTGGTGTTTGCCTTCGGCACCCGTGCGAATCTCGACCTGGTGCCCGGCATGGCCGAGCACGCCCTGCCCCTGAAGCTTGTGGGTGACGCCCTGTTTATCCGCAACCGCGTGTTGCGCCAACTGGCCCGCATGGAACTGGAGTCGGACCTGGTCCTGCGCCGCCGGCTGGGCCATTTCATCGTGGTGGGCGGGGGCTTTTCGGGCGTGGAGGTTGCCGGGGAACTCGCCGATTATCTTTGCAGCATCCGGCGCTTCTACCCGCGCGTGCAGCGCGAAGAGCTGGCGGTGACGCTGCTCCATGACACCGGGCAACTGCTTCCCGAGTTGCCCGCCTCGCTTGGTATGGCCGCGGCACGCCACATGGCCGCGCGCGGCATCCGGCTCAGGCTCGGTACCCGGGCCGTCCGCTTCGAAGCCGACACGGTGGTGCTGGCTGACGGCGAAATGATCGAAGGTGCAACGGTGGTCTGCACCGTCGGCACCAAGCCGAATCCGCTGGTCGCCACCCTGGAGCGCAATCTCGCATTAGCCACCCGGCGCGGACGCATCGAGACCAACCCGGATATGTCGGTGCGCGGCATGCCCGGACTGTGGGCCATCGGCGATTGCGCACGGGTCGCCAACGCCGCCACCGACGAGGATTCGCTGCCAACCGCGCAGTTCGCCGTGGCTCAGGCGCGCCAGCTTGCCCACAACCTCGCCGGCCACCTGGAACAGCGTGAAAGCAAACCGTTTTCGTACCAGAGCAAGGGCGCGATGGCCAGCATCGGGCATATGAAGGGCGTTGCCCAGGTGTATGGCTTCAGCTTCTCGGGCTTGCCGGCCTGGCTGGCCTGGCGTGCGCTGTACCTGATGCGCATGCCGACGCTCGGGCGCAAGCTGCGCCTCTGGGCGGAATGGACGTTGTCCATGTTCTTCCCGACTGACATCACCCACCTGCGCTTTACACGCACCAGCGAGGCAGACGAATCGCCACCCGATGGGCTGCCACCCCACCGCCCACAAGCGCCGGGTGCATCGGCAACCCGCATTGCAACGCATGACCTTTCCGGGATACCGCGGGCGCCCTACGCCACCCCCGCCGCCCCCACGCTAACAGGAGATCAACATGCTTGA
- a CDS encoding BufA1 family periplasmic bufferin-type metallophore has product MNSDQIIRGAVAGMLALGIAGATSQAMAAAGNNEKCAGIAKAGKNDCGTSKSSCAATAKVDRDAEAWILVPKGTCEKIAGGRLQMSEFAKPGGKSGEFSPAAKAAHPA; this is encoded by the coding sequence ATGAACAGCGATCAAATCATCCGCGGCGCCGTTGCAGGCATGCTGGCGCTTGGCATTGCCGGCGCCACCTCGCAGGCCATGGCAGCGGCAGGCAACAACGAAAAATGCGCGGGCATTGCCAAGGCCGGCAAGAACGACTGCGGCACCAGCAAGAGCTCTTGCGCCGCCACAGCGAAGGTCGATCGTGACGCGGAGGCCTGGATCCTCGTGCCCAAGGGCACTTGCGAAAAAATCGCGGGCGGCCGGCTGCAGATGTCCGAGTTCGCCAAGCCAGGTGGCAAGAGCGGCGAATTCAGCCCGGCCGCCAAGGCGGCCCACCCGGCCTGA
- a CDS encoding sensor histidine kinase, translating into MRGAPIFLTAKEFQLLLYFASNDLRTPLASMQGYLEMLLLKAEEMTPEDRNRYLQVATRHCERLGKLVQDLFDLTKLEAREVQPRLESFPLSELAQDVVQKFALAANKRGLALLAMSGPGCPPVSADIGMIERVLENLIENAMRYTPAGGEISVDVQAAGERVELTVRDTGEGIDTSQVQGVFDRYYRVERTECRRRDRAQSRP; encoded by the coding sequence GTGCGCGGCGCGCCTATCTTCCTCACTGCCAAGGAATTCCAGCTGCTTCTCTACTTTGCCAGCAACGACCTGCGTACGCCGCTCGCATCGATGCAGGGTTACCTGGAAATGCTGCTGCTGAAAGCCGAAGAGATGACGCCCGAGGACCGCAATCGCTACCTGCAGGTGGCGACCAGGCATTGCGAACGGCTCGGCAAGCTGGTGCAGGACCTGTTTGACCTGACCAAGCTCGAAGCGCGGGAGGTCCAGCCGCGGCTGGAGAGCTTCCCGTTGTCGGAACTGGCGCAGGACGTGGTCCAGAAGTTCGCCCTGGCGGCGAACAAGCGCGGGCTGGCCCTGCTGGCCATGTCAGGTCCCGGTTGTCCGCCGGTGAGCGCCGATATCGGCATGATCGAGCGGGTGCTGGAGAACCTGATCGAGAACGCCATGCGCTATACGCCTGCCGGCGGAGAGATCAGCGTCGACGTCCAGGCCGCCGGGGAACGCGTCGAACTGACCGTGCGCGATACCGGCGAGGGCATAGACACGAGCCAGGTGCAGGGTGTGTTCGACCGTTACTACCGAGTGGAGCGTACGGAGTGCCGCCGCCGAGATCGAGCGCAAAGCCGTCCTTGA